The Mugil cephalus isolate CIBA_MC_2020 chromosome 11, CIBA_Mcephalus_1.1, whole genome shotgun sequence genome includes a window with the following:
- the ubr5 gene encoding E3 ubiquitin-protein ligase UBR5 isoform X5, with product MTSIHFVVHPLPGTEDQLNDRLREVSEKLNKYSYNSHPHLSLLEQATLKQCVVGPNHAGFLLEDGRVCRISFAVQPDRLELSKPDGSDGSKLSSGSGTGRSSRPGRTSDPPWFLSGSDTLGRLAGNTLGSRWSSGVNGGSGGGGSGGGAGGGGAGGGSSGGGGGGGGGGGGGTSGRSSTAARDSRRQTRVIRTGRDRGSGLLGSQPQPVIPASVIPEELITQAQVVLQGKSRSVIIRELQRTNLDVNLAVNNLLSRDDEDGDDGDDTASESYLPGEDLMSLLDADIHSAHPSVIIDADAMFSEDISYFGYPSFRRSSLSRLGSSRVLLLPLERDSELLRERESVLRLRERRWLDGASFDTERGSTSREGEPSLDKKSIPVQSPVSLGEELQWWPDKDGVKFVSIGAMFSELVAVSSKGELYQWKWSEPEPYRNAQNPSIHHPRVSFLGLTNEKITLLSANSIRATVATETNKVATWVDDTLSTVASKLEHSAQAFPELQGERMVSLHCCALYTCAQLENSLYWWGVVPFSQRKKMLEKARAKNKKPKSSGGISSIPNITVGTQVCLRNNPLYHAGAVAFSVSAGIPKVGVLLESVWNMNDSCRFQLRSPESLKNMEKTTKTQEIKTESKPELVKTEMGPPPSPASTCSDTSSIASSASLPYKRRRSTPAPKEEEKVNEEQWPLREVVFVEDVKNVPVGKVLKVDGAYVAVKFPGTSNSMSSQSTAAPTDSDPSSLLQDCRLLRIDELQVVKTGGTPKVPDCFQRTPKKLCIPEKAEILAVNVDSKGVHAVLKTGNWVRYCIFDLATGKAEQENNFPTSNLAFLGQSERNVAIFTAGQESPIILRDGNGTIYPMAKDCMGGIRDPDWLDLPPINSLGMGVHSLANLPSNSTIKKKAAIIIMTVEKQTLMQHVLRCDYEACRQYLVNLEQAFLLDQGSQALGALLGHRCDGNRNILHAAVSVCFPVSNKETKEEEEAERSERNTFAERLSAVEAIANAISVVSSNSSGNRTGSSSSRGLRLREMMRRSLRAAGLGRHESGPSSSDHQDPVSPPIAPPSWVPDPPPMDPDGDIDFILAPAVGSLTTASTGTSQGPSTSTIPGPSTEPSVVESKDRKANAHLILKLMCDSVVLRPHLRELLSAKDARGMTPFMLAVSGRAYPAAITVLEAAQKMAKVGDPGIAEKEDADSVFMEMICPSGTNPDDSPLYVLCCNDTCSFTWTGAEHINQDIFECRTCGLLESLCCCTECARVCHKGHDCKLKRTSPTAYCDCWEKCKCKTLIAGQKAARLDLLYRLLTTTNLVTTPNSRGEHILLFLVQTVARQSVEHCQYRPPRIREDRNRKAANAEDSDMPDHDLEPPRFAQLALERVLQDWNALKSMIMFGSQENKDPLSASSRIAHLLPEEQVYLNQQSGTIRLDCFTHCLIVKCAPDITFIDTLLGTLVKELQNKYTPGRREEAVNVTRRFLRSVARVFVILSVEMASSKKKNNFIPQPIGKCRRVFQALLPYAVEELCNVAESLIVPVRMGIARPTAPFTLASTSIDAVQGSEELFSVEPLPPRPSPDQSSSSSQTAASYIIRNPQPRRSSQSQPVRGRDEEQDDIVSADVEEVEVVEGVAGEEDHHDDQEEQGEENAEAEGQHDEHDEDGSDMELDLLAAAETESDSESNHSNQDNASGRRSVVTAATAGSEAGASSVPAFFSEDDSQSNDSSDSDSSSSQSDDVDQETFLLDEPLERTTSASHANSAAQAPRSMQWAVRNTPSQRATGSAPSSSSTPAASSTGLIYIDPTNLRRSSAISSSAAAAAAALEASNSSSYLTSASSLARAYSIVIRQISDLMSLIPKYNHLVYSQYPAAVKLTYQDAVNLQNYVEEKLIPTWNWMVSIMDSTEAQLRYGSALSSAGDPGHPSHPLHASQHSARRERMTAREEANFRTLEGRRRAATLLTARQGMMSARGDFLNYALSLMRSHNDEHSDVLPVLDVCSLKHVAYVFQALIYWIKAMNQQTTLDTPQMDRKRNREILELGLDNEDSEHENDEDTNQSSTLQDKDEDTVPAETGQNHPFFRRSDSMTFLGCIPPNPFDVPLAEAIPLADQPHLLQPNARKEDLFGRPSQGLYSSSYMATKGLAEASMDRNCLEVNMGSLPSPSQVLPTKMSYSANLKNVMSMETGQRSSENQSLVEQEMEVSKPGPSPHDLAAQLKSSLLAEIGLTESDGPPLPSFRPHCSFMGMMISHDMLLGRWRLSLELFGRVFMEDVGAEPGSILTELGGFEVKESKFRREMEKLRNLQSRDLALEVDRDRDQLIQQTMRQLNTHFGRRCTTTPMAVHRVKVTFKDEPGEGSGVARSFYTAIALALLSNDKLPNLDCVQSVSKGMQASSTCHHDYNSNLMQRLRNRDRERERRSGGLRAGSRRDRDRDSRRQLSIDTRPFRPSSEGNPSDEPDPLPAHRQALGERLYPRVHAMQPAFASKITGMLLELSPAQLLLLLASEDSLRARVEEAMELLIAHGRENGADSILDLGLPEAPEKAQQQENRKRHGSTRSVVDMELDDPDDGDDNAPLFYQPGKRGFYSPRPGKNTEARLNCFRNIGRILGLCLLQNELCPITLNRHVIKVLLGRKVNWHDFAFFDPVMYESLRQLIRHSQAGEAEAVFAAMDLAFAIDLCKEEGAGQVELLSGGVNMPVTPLNVYEYVRKYAEHRMLVVAEQPLHAMRKGLLDVLPKNSLEDLTAEDFRLLVNGCGEVNVQMLISFTSFNDESGENADKLLQFKRWFWSIVEKMSMTERQDLVYFWTSSPSLPASEEGFQPMPSITIRPPDDQHLPTANTCISRLYVPLYSSKQILKQKLLLAIKTKNFGFV from the exons GATGGACGTGTGTGCAGAATCAGCTTTGCTGTCCAGCCCGATCGCCTGGAGCTCAGCAAACCGGACGGCAGCGATGG TTCAAAGTTGAGCAGTGGTTCAGGGACAGGAAGGAGCTCCAGGCCGGGCAGGACTAGTGATCCGCCCTGGTTCCTGTCTGGTTCTGACACACTGGGCAGACTGGCAGGCAACACCCTTGG GAGTCGCTGGAGCTCCGGTGTAAATGGAGgcagtggaggaggtggaagcggaggaggagcaggaggaggtggagccgGTGGTGGTAGCAGCGGAGGCGGAGGGggtggcggaggaggcggaggtggaggcACGTCGGGCAGGTCGTCAACGGCAGCTCGCGATTCCCGCCGACAGACCAGGGTGATCCGTACAGGAAGGGATCGTGGCTCAGGCCTTCTAGGCAGCCAGCCGCAGCCTGTCATCCCAGCCTCTGTCATCCCTGAAGAACTTATTACTCAG GCCCAGGTAGTCCTTCAAGGGAAATCCAGGAGTGTGATCATAAGGGAGCTCCAGAGGACCAACCTCGACGTCAACCTTGCCGTCAACAACCTCCTGAGCCgggatgatgaagatggtgacgATGGAGATGACACAGCCAGCGAGTCCTACCTCCCTGGAG AAGACCTGATGTCCCTGTTAGATGCAGACATTCACTCAGCCCATCCCAGCGTCATTATTGATGCGGATGCCATGTTCTCTGAGGACATCAGCTACTTTGGCTACCCCTCTTTTAGACGCTCCTCACTGTCTCGCCTCGGATCCTCCAGAG TTCTCCTTCTTCCCTTAGAGCGTGACTCAGAGCTGTTGCGTGAACGTGAGTCTGTATTGAGGTTACGCGAGCGCCGGTGGCTCGATGGGGCCTCGTTCGACACAGAGCGAGGTTCCACCAGCCGTGAGGGTGAGCCTAGCCTCGACAAGAAGAGCATCCCAGTCCAGAGCCCAGTGTCCCTGGGAGAAGAGCTCCAGTGGTGGCCTGACAAG GATGGTGTAAAGTTTGTGAGCATTGGAGCCATGTTCTCAGAGCTGGTGGCTGTGAGCTCCAAAGGAGAGCTTTATCAGTGGAAGTGGAGTGAACCTGAACCCTACAGGAATGCACAG AATCCTTCGATCCACCACCCACGTGTCTCTTTCCTGGGCTTGACCAATGAGAAGATCACCTTACTGTCTGCTAATAGCATTAGAGCTACAGTAGCTACAGAAACCAACAAG GTGGCAACCTGGGTGGACGACACACTGAGCACAGTGGCATCTAAGCTGGAGCACAGTGCTCAGGCTTTTCCTGAGCTGCAGGGGGAGCGCATGGTGTCGCTGCACTGCTGCGCACTCTACACATGTGCACAGCTAGAGAATAGCCTCTACTGGTG GGGTGTTGTGCCTTTTAGTCAAAGGAAGAAGATGCTTGAAAAGGCCAGAGCCAAGAACAAAAAGCCAAAGTCCAGCGGTGGCATCTCGTCAATACCCAACATCACTGTGGGAACACAg GTGTGCTTGAGAAACAATCCCCTCTACCATGCCGGTGCAGTggccttttctgtttctgctgggaTTCCCAAAGTGGGCGTCTTGTTGGAGTCTGTCTGGAACATGAACGACAGCTGCAGGTTCCAGCTGCGCTCACCAGAAAGCCTCAAGAACATGGAGAAGACCACTAAGACCCAGGAAATCAA GACTGAAAGCAAGCCAGAGCTGGTGAAGACTGAGATGGGTCCCCCTCCCTCACCTGCCTCTACCTGCAGTGATACCTCTTCCATTGCTAGCAGTGCCTCACTGCCCTACA AGCGAAGGCGTTCTACCCCAGCTcccaaagaggaagagaaagtgaaTGAGGAGCAGTGGCCTCTCAGGGAGGTGGTCTTTGTGGAGGATGTTAAAAATGTTCCCGTGGGAAAG GTGCTTAAAGTGGATGGGGCATATGTTGCTGTGAAGTTTCCAGGAACCTCAAACAGCATGAGCAGCCAGAGCACTGCAGCTCCCACAGACTCGGACCCGTCGTCACTGTTGCAGGACTGTCGACTCCTCAGAATAGATGAGCTACAG GTGGTCAAAACCGGTGGGACTCCTAAAGTTCCTGATTGCTTTCAGCGAACACCTAAAAAGCTCTGTATCCCAGAAAAGGCAGAGATTTTGGCCGTGAATGTTGACTCCAAAG GAGTCCATGCAGTGCTGAAAACTGGTAACTGGGTGAGGTACTGTATCTTTGACCTGGCCACAGGCAAAGCTGAGCAGGAGAATAACTTTCCTACTAGTAATCTGGCCTTCCTGGGGCAGAGTGAGCGCAACGTTGCCATCTTCACTGCAGGACAG GAGTCTCCTATTATTCTCCGAGATGGAAATGGCACAATCTACCCCATGGCCAAAGACTGCATGGGTGGAATAAGAGATCCTGATTGGTTGGACCTGCCGCCTATAAACAGCCTGGGAATGGGGGTGCACTCTCTGGCTAATCTCCCCTCTAACTCCACCATTAAAAAGAAAGCTGCTATTATTATCATGACCGTTGAG AAACAGACGCTGATGCAGCATGTACTGCGCTGCGACTATGAGGCATGTCGGCAGTACCTGGTGAACCTTGAGCAAGCCTTCCTTTTGGATCAGGGCAGCCAGGCCCTCGGAGCCCTTCTGGGCCACCGATGCGATGGAAACCGCAACATCCTTCACGCTGCTGTTTCTGTCTGCTTTCCAGTTAGCAACAAAGAgaccaaagaggaggaag AAGCTGAAAggtcagagagaaacacattcgCAGAGCGTCTGTCTGCTGTGGAGGCGATTGCCAATGCCATCTCGGTCGTCTCAAGCAACAGTTCTGGAAATAGGACAGGCTCCTCCAGTAGCAGAGG GCTTCGTCTGAGAGAAATGATGCGAAGGTCTCTTAGAGCAGCCGGTCTTGGTCGCCACGAGTCCGGCCCATCATCCAGTGACCATCAGGACCCCGTGTCCCCACCCATTGCTCCACCAAGTTGGGTCCCTGACCCCCCACCCATGGACCCTG ACGGTGACATCGATTTCATTCTGGCACCAGCTGTGGGTTCACTCACCACAGCCTCCACTGGTACAAGCCAGGGACCCAGCACCTCCACCATACCAG GGCCGTCCACTGAGCCTTCTGTGGTCGAGTCTAAAGACAGGAAGGCCAACGCGCACCTCATCCTGAAGCTGATGTGTGACAGTGTTGTCCTTAGGCCCCACCTACGGGAGCTGCTCTCTGCAAA gGATGCCCGAGGGATGACCCCGTTCATGTTGGCTGTCAGTGGGCGAGCCTACCCAGCAGCCATCACGGTGCTTGAGGCTGCACAGAAAATGGCCAAGG TGGGTGACCCAGGCATCGCAGAGAAGGAGGATGCAGATTCCGTATTCATGGAAATGATTTGCCCCTCGGGGACCAACCCAGATGATTCTCCCCTATACGTTCTCTGCTGTAACGACACCTGCAGTTTCACTTGGACTGGAGCGGAGCACATTAACCAG GATATCTTCGAGTGTCGAACATGTGGCCTACTGGAGTCCCTGTGCTGCTGCACTGAGTGTGCGAGGGTGTGTCACAAAGGACATGACTGCAA GCTGAAGAGGACGTCTCCTACAGCTTATTGCGACTGTTGGGAGAAATGCAAGTGTAAAACACTGATTGCCGGCCAGAAGGCTGCTCGTTTAGACCTACTGTACAGGTTACTGACAACCACAAACCTGGTCACCACACCAAACAGCAG GGGAGAGCATATATTACTGTTCCTGGTGCAGACTGTTGCCAGGCAGAGTGTTGAGCACTGTCAGTACAGACCACCTCGCATCAGAGAAGACAGGAACCGCAAGGCTGCTAACGCAGAAG ACTCTGACATGCCTGACCACGACCTAGAACCTCCCCGCTTTGCTCAGCTGGCTCTGGAGAGGGTTCTGCAGGACTGGAATGCCCTCAAGTCCATGATCATGTTTGGTTCTCAGGAGAATAAAGATCC ACTTAGTGCCAGCAGCAGAATTGCCCACCTCCTGCCTGAAGAGCAGGTCTACTTGAATCAGCAGAGTGGCACCATTCGCCTTGACTGTTTCACACACTGCCTCATTGTCAAGTGTGCTCCTGATATCACT TTCATAGACACGTTACTGGGTACCCTGGTGAAGGAGCTGCAGAACAAGTACACTCCTGGCCGCCGAGAGGAGGCGGTCAATGTTACAAGGAGGTTCCTGCGCTCCGTAGCCCGGGTGTTTGTCATTCTCAGCGTGGAAATGGCCTCGtccaagaagaaaaa CAACTTCATCCCTCAGCCCATTGGGAAATGCCGGCGTGTTTTCCAGGCTCTGTTACCTTACGCCGTGGAGGAGCTGTGTAACGTGGCAGAGTCACTCATTGTACCAGTGCGAATGGGTATCGCAAGGCCCACTGCTCCTTTCACTTTGGCCAGCACCAGCATCGACGCTGTCCAGGGCAGCGAGGAGCTTTTCTCTGTCGAACCGTTGCCTCCGAGACCCTCGCCTGACCAGTCCAGCAG CTCCAGTCAGACAGCTGCTTCTTATATCATCAGGAACCCCCAGCCTCGACGCAGCAGCCAGAGTCAGCCCGTCAGAGGTAGAGACGAGGAGCAGGATGACATCGTATCAGCAGATGTGGAAGAG GTGGAAGTTGTAGAGGGAGTAGCAGGGGAAGAAGACCATCACGACGACCAGGAGGAACAGGGAGAGGAAAACGCCGAAGCAGAGGGTCAGCATGATGAACACGACGAGGATG GAAGTGACATGGAGTTGGACCTGTTGGCAGCAGCTGAAACCGAGAGCGACAGTGAAAGCAACCACAGCAATCAGGATAACGCTAGTGGCCGCAGGAGCGTTGTCACGGCAGCCACCGCCGGCTCTGAAGCAG GTGCCAGCAGTGTCCCTGCCTTCTTTTCAGAGGATGACTCCCAGTCCAACGATTCCAGCGACtcggacagcagcagcagtcagagCGACGATGTCGACCAGGAGACATTCCTATTGGATGAACCGCTGGAACGGACAACTAGCGCTTCGCATGCTAACAGCGCGGCCCAGGCTCCTCGCTCCATGCAGTGGGCTGTTAGAAACACCCCCAGCCAAAGGGCAACAGGAAGTGCTCCCTCCAGTTCCTCAACACCAGCTG CGAGCTCCACAGGCCTGATATATATTGACCCAACCAACCTGCGTCGTTCAAGTGCAATCAGCTCGAGTgctgcagcggcagcagcagctctggaggCCAGCAACTCCAGCAGCTACCTGACATCTGCCAGTAGCCTGGCCCGCGCTTACAGCATCGTCATCAGGCAGATCTCAGACCTCATGAGTCTCATTCCCAAGTACAACCATCTTGTCTACTCCCAGTATCCTGCGGCTGTAAAGCTCACCTACCAGGATGCAGTTAATCTGCag AACTACGTTGAAGAAAAGCTGATCCCTACCTGGAACTGGATGGTGTCCATCATGGATTCGACTGAGGCTCAGCTGCGATATGGTTCCGCTCTGTCGTCTGCCGGAGACCCCGGTCACCCCAGTCACCCGCTCCACGCCTCTCAGCACTCGGCTCGCAGGGAGCGCATGACTGCTCGGGAGGAGGCCAACTTCCGCACTCTTGAAGGACGCAG GAGAGCAGCCACGCTGCTGACGGCTCGTCAAGGCATGATGTCGGCACGGGGCGACTTCCTGAACTATGCCTTGTCGCTGATGCGCTCCCACAATGATGAGCATTCGGATGTGCTTCCTGTGCTGGACGTGTGCTCCCTGAAACACGTGGCCTACGTTTTCCAGGCTCTTATCTATTGGATTAAGGCTATGAACCAGCAAACCACCCTGGACACGCCACAGATGGATAGAAAGAG AAATCGAGAGATTTTGGAGCTGGGTTTGGACAATGAGGATTCTGAGCACGAGAACGACGAGGACACCAATCAGA GTTCGACTCTGCAGGACAAGGATGAGGACACGGTTCCGGCCGAGACCGGTCAGAATCACCCCTTCTTCCGTCGCTCTGACTCTATGACCTTCTTGGGCTGCATCCCACCGAACCCTTTTGACGTTCCTCTGGCTGAGGCCATTCCACTGGCTGACCAGCCCCACCTCCTGCAG CCTAATGCCAGGAAGGAGGATCTGTTCGGCCGTCCGTCTCAGGGCTTGTACTCTTCCTCTTACATGGCAACCAAAGGCCTGGCTGAGGCAAGCATGGACAGGAACTGCCTGGAGGTAAACATGGGCTCTCTACCCTCCCCCTCTCAG GTCCTGCCGACTAAGATGTCTTACTCGGCAAATCTGAAGAATGTGATGAGCATGGAGACCGGCCAGCGGAGTAGTGAGAACCAGTCACTGGTGGAGCAAGAGATGGAGGTTTCCAAACCGGGCCCTTCACCACACGACCTCGCTGCCCAGCTGAAGAGCAGCCTTCTTGCTGAGATCGGCCTCACGGAGAGCGATGGGCCTCCGCTTCCATCATTCAG ACCTCACTGCAGCTTCATGGGGATGATGATTTCACATGACATGCTGCTCGGCCGCTGGCGTCTGTCACTGGAACTTTTTGGCCGTGTCTTCATGGAGGATGTCGGAGCCGAGCCTGGATct ATCCTCACAGAGCTCGGCGGCTTCGAGGTGAAAGAATCCAAGTTCCGTcgggagatggagaagctgagGAACCTGCAGTCCCGCGACCTGGCCCTGGAGGTGGACCGTGACAGAGACCAGTTAATACAGCAGACCATGCGTCAGCTTAACACGCACTTTGGCAGGCGCTGCACAACCACACCCATGGCTGTGCACCGGGTGAAGGTTACCTTCAAAGATGAGCCTGGCGAGGGCAGCGGCGTGGCCCGCAGCTTCTACACGGCCATCGCCCTGGCCCTTCTCTCCAACGACAAGCTGCCCAACCTGGACTGTGTTCAGAGCGTCAGCAAGGGCATGCAGGCCAGCAGTACGTGTCATCACGATTACAATTCAA ACCTAATGCAGCGTCTGAGGAACAGAGaccgagaaagagagaggagaagtgGAGGCCTTCGAGCAGGATCtcggagagacagagacag GGATTCAAGGAGGCAGCTGTCTATAGACACGAGGCCTTTCAGGCCCTCATCAGAGGGAAATCCCAGCGATGAGCCCGACCCTCTGCCTGCACACAGACAAGCCCTGGGCGAAAGACTCTATCCACGAGTTCACGCAATGCAGCCG GCGTTTGCCAGTAAGATCACAGGCATGTTGCTGGAGCTGTCTCctgcacagctgctgctgctgctggctagtGAGGATTCCCTCAGAGCCAGAGTAGAGGAGGCTATGGAGCTTCTCATTGCACACGGAAG GGAAAATGGTGCAGACAGTATACTGGACCTGGGTCTACCCGAGGCTCCAGAGAAAGCACAA cagcaggagaaccGTAAGCGCCACGGCTCAACGCGCAGTGTGGTTGACATGGAACTGGACGACCCGGATGACGGGGACGACAACGCTCCTCTCTTCTACCAGCCTGGCAAACGAGGCTTCTACTCGCCTCGGCCCGGCAAAAACACAGAGGCCAGACTCAACTGCTTCCGTAACATTGGCag AATACTGGGGTTATGTCTGCTGCAGAATGAACTCTGTCCAATCACATTGAACAGACATGTCATTAAAGTGCTGCTCGGTAGGAAG GTGAACTGGCACGACTTTGCGTTCTTTGACCCGGTCATGTATGAGAGTCTGCGGCAGCTCATCCGCCACTCGCAGGCTGGCGAAGCAGAGGCAGTTTTTGCTGCCATGGACCTGGCCTTCGCCATCGACCTCTGTAAAGAGGAAGGGGCTGGACAG GTGGAGCTTCTGTCTGGTGGGGTCAACATGCCGGTTACTCCCCTCAATGTGTACGAGTATGTGAGGAAGTATGCAGAGCACAGGATGCTGGTGGTGGCTGAGCAACCTCTGCAT gCAATGAGGAAGGGTTTGCTGGATGTACTGCCTAAGAACTCCCTCGAGGATTTGACGGCTGAGGACTTCAGGCTGCTGGTCAACGGATGCGGAGAAGTCAACGTCCAGATGCTCATCAGCTTCACCTCGTTCAACGATGAGTCAG GAGAAAATGCAGACAAACTACTCCAGTTTAAACGCTGGTTTTGGTCCATAGTGGAGAAGATGAGCATGACTGAGAGGCAAGATCTG GTGTACTTCTGGACCTCCAGTCCGTCTCTGCCAGCCAGCGAGGAGGGCTTCCAACCGATGCCCTCGATCACCATCCGGCCTCCAGACGACCAGCACCTCCCCACGGCCAATACCTGCATCTCACGTCTCTACGTGCCACTCTACTCTTCTAAACAGATACTCAAACAGAAACTCCTGCTAGCCATTAAGACCAAGAATTTTGGTTTTGTGTAG